DNA sequence from the Leptospira limi genome:
GAAAAAATCAGAAAAGAAGAAGAAGAGAAACGAAAATTAGAAAAAGAAAAAGCAATCGCTGCAAAACAAGAAGAGATACGTAAAAGACGTGAATCCCTCGCAGAACAAGAGGCATTAAATCGATCGAAAACAAATGAAGGAACAAAAGTCGCACATAGTTTGCGAGATTCATTTGTTCTTACCTCTATAGCCGATGGAAATATGATTACACTCGCACCCGAATCAGCGAAATGCCAAACGTTCCAAGAATACCCTGAGTATTTTTGGTTGTTTGGTGGTTTAAGATTCTCTGAACCAGATTGGGATGTTCTCTTACCCAAAGATAGTAGACCTGTTCGTATCCGCCAAACATCGACTTGGAAAGACCTTGCAATCACACTTCTTGGTGGATTTGCGATTACAATTACAAGAAAAACAATTATCGTAGATGTTTGTGAAGGGAATGGATATCGTATGGTATCAGATTCGGAAATCAATCGAATCAAAGAAGAAGCCGTCGAACAAATCAAAACCGAACAAGAGTTAAAAGAAGCTGAAGAAAAATACGAACTCGAATTACTTGAAAAAGACTTAGAAGCATTGAAAAAGAAAAAATAACGGAGAGAAGTATTGAATCATGAATCTTAGATCTATACAAATAACAAATTTCTCTTTTCGTAATTTCAGCAAAAGATTCGGTATCTTTGTTGTACCGATTCTTTTATTCCAAAACTGTTATTTGAATCCTGTTGTTTATGATCTATTAAATCCGGCTGAGAAAGAAGAGAATCCAGCGGCTTTAAGTCTTCTTGGGTTAGGACCTTCTGCAATGATTGTCACAGGTCAAATATTTAGCGGTCCATCAGGGGTCTCAGGAGCAACAGTTCGAATTTTTGGTTCCACTGATCCAACAAATGTTAGCACTACCGATTCAGCGGGTCGATTTAAATTAATTGGCTCCGAAGGAACAATGAATCTTCAAGTCGAGTTCTCGGGAACAACATTTACGATTGAACTTTTCGTAACTCCTATAGCGGTTTCTTTAATTTCGATTAGTAATTCTAGTTTTACAGTATTGAATTTGGGAATGTATAGCTCTTCTTTGGGGAACGTTTCTTTCTTTGATTTAACTTCATCAAATCCGTATAATGGATTGATTGTCAGTAATAACCCAATATACACGGCGACAATTGGAAATGACTTCAATTTTTCTTTTTCCGAAAATCTAGAAGTTCCAAGTGACGCAAATCAATGGAGAATTGATAATATACTGATATCACCAACATTATCCTATTTTTCAACAAGTGTAAGCGGGAATCAAGTGGATATCCAAGTGAATCCGGGATCTTACAGCTTCCAAACTTATACGATAACACTCTTGCCAGGTATAAAATCCTTATCAGGAAAAAGCTTAAAACAAACTATGATGCAATTTCAAATTAGTTTTTTGCCATAAAATTTTTTCAAGACTAATTGATTTATCAAATTTCATCATGTTTCCTTCCAACTCTTCTTGCAAAACTTCTTTCTCTAATCAAATCAAAAAATTTTAGATACTCATTGCCTATCTTATCAATATATTATTATTTCATAATATTAAATAAGTATTTTTAAACCAAAGCTTCTAATCATGATTTTTTCAGAATGTTTTTTTTATTGACTAAATATTTTGACTCAATCATTATTTAATTCTATATTTTCACAAAAGATCCAATATGAGGAAAGATGAGGATGCGAAATGAAACGATTGCAATTTTTGCTTTTTATATGGCTTATATTACTTGGTTCTTCAAACTGTTATTTCAATCCATTCGTTCAAAAATACATTTTTCCTGATCCGACTAAAGAAAATTCACTTTTTTCTAACCTTACACTTTTAGGACTTACACAAGCACCGTTTGCGTTATCACTCACTGGTCAAATTCGGGATCAAAACGGGACAGCCGTTCCTGACGCAGTCCTAACAGTGATGAATCGCTCATCGGAATTAGAAGGTCTAGATTCAACCGTTACAACAAATGCAACTGGTCGTTTTTTCATCCGACTTTCGTCAGGAACCACTACCTTCTCGGTCACTCAGGACAATTCCCCATATTTTATATTTACTGTTTTGATAACATCAATTGGTGACATCAGTGTATTAGAAATCAAAAACAATTCCGTTGAAGTTGAAGTATCAAGTTTTTTTGTATATGACCCCGGAAACCAACCTAGTTTTTTCGAATTAATTGAATCGGATCCTTTTCATCGATCGACTAGACAAGTTGGTCCATCTGCTCTCTATTTATATTTTTCGGAACCTCCCGTACCTCCTAACCAAGGAGAGGAATTAGCATGGCTCACCCAAAATGTATCTATCTCACCTTCTTTTACATTTGGTAACCTTAGTTTTGAAGTGGATTCAATGATCGTTTTAGTTTCTGGTTATTCATCGCAAACGACAACCTATACAGTCAGTTTGGGTCCTGGAATTTTTGGATCTAATTCAGGATTACCACTTACACCGAGGACTATAGTTTTCACATGTGAATACCCTTGTGGACTTTAACTCATACTTGACAAACAAACAAATTCCATCTAGATTTTTCAGATCGTGATGCAGTCAATTCTTACTCATTCCAAACAATTACCGAAAGCAATAAACAGAAACGATTCGGATTCACCTTTTCGTTTGCATTCGATGGCACTGTTTCCATTGTTTGTTGCCCTTTCACTATTTTTGCAATGTTCCAATACAAATGAAGAATCCATTGATACACTTGTCACCAAAGTACCGAACCCAAAAGTACTTCGCAACAGTTGGGTGGAAGACGGTGCCGGAGTCCTAACAGATACTACATCCATTGACAGTCTGATCAATGCAGAAGAAAGTTCATCTGGGTTAGAAATTGCAGTCGTAACTTTACCAACAATCGGCAGTTATGTGCCAAAAGATTTTGCAGTGGCACTCTTCAATCATTGGAAAATTGGGAAAAAGGGGAAAGACAATGGAATTTTAATTTTGCACGTCATTGACCAAAGGAGAATCGAAATCGAAATTGGATACGGACTCGAAGGTGACCTTCCTGATGCAACTGTCAAAAGGATCATTGATACTTATACAATCCCTTCTTTTAAAGAGGACAATTTCCAAAAAGGCCATGTCGAGACTGTTGCAGCCTTGATCCAAAAGCTCAAACACCCTGAAATCGCTGTAGAAAATTTAATCTCCCAACAAGAGGAAAGTTCCCTTCCCTCTGATGCAAGTTCTACTCCATCCGAGAATGTTGATTCTAATCCAGTTGTACGCACTAATTTATATGATTACCAAGGTAAGAAGTTTACTGACCTCACTTCAGAAGAAAAACAAATATTCGAACAGACGATTGACACATACAATACAACTTCCAATTTCTTTTTGACTGATGAGGAATCTCGGCTCTTAAATGAAAAATATGAAGAAACGGAAAGATTAGAAAAGGAAGAATCCTTTCATTTTAAATCGACTTTTGTTCTTGGTTATTTGGGTCTATTTATTTTGTTAAATCTTTTACAACGACTTATCGTTTGGATTTTGCCTTCTCCCACTGCCAAATACCACATTGTTCTCAAAACTGATTTTATCTTATACTATGGAATTGTCATTAGCCCTCTGATTTTAGTGATTACAACACTATCCCTTTATCTGGGAGAGGCTCTTTTCCCTGTTTCGATCTTTCTCATTATCGCAAGTATCATTGTTTACTTTATTTTCCTTGGCGACCATCGAATGAAAAAGTTAAACACGAGATTACAAGCTATCCGCAATATTCCGAG
Encoded proteins:
- a CDS encoding carboxypeptidase-like regulatory domain-containing protein; the encoded protein is MNLRSIQITNFSFRNFSKRFGIFVVPILLFQNCYLNPVVYDLLNPAEKEENPAALSLLGLGPSAMIVTGQIFSGPSGVSGATVRIFGSTDPTNVSTTDSAGRFKLIGSEGTMNLQVEFSGTTFTIELFVTPIAVSLISISNSSFTVLNLGMYSSSLGNVSFFDLTSSNPYNGLIVSNNPIYTATIGNDFNFSFSENLEVPSDANQWRIDNILISPTLSYFSTSVSGNQVDIQVNPGSYSFQTYTITLLPGIKSLSGKSLKQTMMQFQISFLP
- a CDS encoding LA_0442/LA_0875 N-terminal domain-containing protein; translated protein: MRNCNLTFLILFLFLFLPLHAVQTVLLKQGKSVKGIITNQNVENVEIDTQDGKHMVISKKSVLKILYKDLAEAEEEKIRKEEEEKRKLEKEKAIAAKQEEIRKRRESLAEQEALNRSKTNEGTKVAHSLRDSFVLTSIADGNMITLAPESAKCQTFQEYPEYFWLFGGLRFSEPDWDVLLPKDSRPVRIRQTSTWKDLAITLLGGFAITITRKTIIVDVCEGNGYRMVSDSEINRIKEEAVEQIKTEQELKEAEEKYELELLEKDLEALKKKK
- a CDS encoding TPM domain-containing protein, producing the protein MALFPLFVALSLFLQCSNTNEESIDTLVTKVPNPKVLRNSWVEDGAGVLTDTTSIDSLINAEESSSGLEIAVVTLPTIGSYVPKDFAVALFNHWKIGKKGKDNGILILHVIDQRRIEIEIGYGLEGDLPDATVKRIIDTYTIPSFKEDNFQKGHVETVAALIQKLKHPEIAVENLISQQEESSLPSDASSTPSENVDSNPVVRTNLYDYQGKKFTDLTSEEKQIFEQTIDTYNTTSNFFLTDEESRLLNEKYEETERLEKEESFHFKSTFVLGYLGLFILLNLLQRLIVWILPSPTAKYHIVLKTDFILYYGIVISPLILVITTLSLYLGEALFPVSIFLIIASIIVYFIFLGDHRMKKLNTRLQAIRNIPRKCETCGSTMTKLSEEADNKHLSDGQISEEIVNSVDYDVWVCQSCHNHSILKFRNIDPEYIYKGTSFPKIKVCPECKFETYVCKSSRILSEATYSSSGKVEVRRNCAHCKHSEIEYETIPKKQKSSSGSGGGGGGGGGSFGGGSSGGGGSGGSY
- a CDS encoding carboxypeptidase-like regulatory domain-containing protein, coding for MKRLQFLLFIWLILLGSSNCYFNPFVQKYIFPDPTKENSLFSNLTLLGLTQAPFALSLTGQIRDQNGTAVPDAVLTVMNRSSELEGLDSTVTTNATGRFFIRLSSGTTTFSVTQDNSPYFIFTVLITSIGDISVLEIKNNSVEVEVSSFFVYDPGNQPSFFELIESDPFHRSTRQVGPSALYLYFSEPPVPPNQGEELAWLTQNVSISPSFTFGNLSFEVDSMIVLVSGYSSQTTTYTVSLGPGIFGSNSGLPLTPRTIVFTCEYPCGL